Proteins co-encoded in one Lates calcarifer isolate ASB-BC8 linkage group LG17, TLL_Latcal_v3, whole genome shotgun sequence genomic window:
- the vamp4 gene encoding vesicle-associated membrane protein 4 isoform X2 — protein MPPKFKRHLNDDEVTGSIRSERRNLLEEDSDEEEDFFLRGPTGPRFGPQNDKIKQVQSQVDEVIDVMQENISKVIERGERLDDLQDKSESLSDNASAFSSRAKQLHRRMWWRDMKMKMIIALVVVALLLIIIIPVILRYR, from the exons ATGCCCCCCAAGTTTAAACGACACCTCAATGACGACGAGGTCACGGGATCCATTCGCAGTGAGAGG AGGAACCTTCTGGAAGAGGACtctgatgaggaggaagacTTCTTCCT gagAGGGCCCACAGGACCCAGATTTGGACCTCAGAATGACAAAATCAAACA GGTGCAGTCGCAAGTTGATGAGGTGATCGATGTGATGCAGGAGAACATCTCCAAAGTGATAGAGAGGGGCGAACGTCTCGACGACCTGCAGGACAAGTCAG AGAGCCTATCGGACAACGCGTCTGCCTTCAGTAGCCGAGCCAAACAGCTGCATAGGAGGATGTGGTGGAGAGACATGAAG ATGAAGATGATTATCGCCTTGGTTGTGGTCGCTCTCCTGCTCATTATCATCA tacCAGTGATCCTGCGATATCGCTAG
- the rangrf gene encoding LOW QUALITY PROTEIN: ran guanine nucleotide release factor (The sequence of the model RefSeq protein was modified relative to this genomic sequence to represent the inferred CDS: deleted 1 base in 1 codon) yields MQSAGGSAADQPHPLFGGALSAVIPHSATDISELREIPDNQEVFAHAHTDQSLIVELVEYQGQVTDQDSARYHFEDIAGSNKALEPGGFEVTSVAALPKSELSLSECSSAWMLTGTQCVSKFNEEAKNTVTLHPGVLRLPQFSTDVLITFNDPQSISPDSSSAAAVETHREPWTVQEFQRLLQTLTLHNPGLFG; encoded by the exons atgcagagtGCTGGAGGCAGCGCTGCTGATCAGCCTCATCCTCTGTTTGGAGGAGCGCTGTCAGCTGTCATCCCCCACAGTGCCACGGATATCAGTGAGCTGAGGGAGATCCCGGACAACCAGGAGGTGTTTGCTCACGCACACACCGACCAGAGCCTCATAGTGGAGCTGGTGGAGTACCAGGGCCAGGTGACAGACCAGGACTCTGCCAGGTACCACTTTGAAGACATCGCAGGCAGTAACAAAGCTCTGGAGCCAGGTGGTTTTGAAGTGACCAGCGTTGCGGCTCTGCCCAAATCCGAGCTGTCCCTGTCAGAGTGCAGCTCGGCCTGGATGCTGACCGGGACACAGTGTGTATCCAAGTTCAATGAGGAGGCGAAGAACACAGTGACCCTTCATCCT GGTGTGCTCCGTCTGCCGCAGTTCTCCACAGACGTCCTGATCACCTTCAATGACCCGCAGAGTATCAGccctgacagcagcagtgctgCTGCCGTGGAGACTCACAGAGAGCCCTGGACGGTGCAGGAATTCCAACGGCTGTTGCAAACTCTGACTCTGCACAACCCTGGGCTGTTTGGTTAG
- the vamp4 gene encoding vesicle-associated membrane protein 4 isoform X1: MREPDQEEQPEANMPPKFKRHLNDDEVTGSIRSERRNLLEEDSDEEEDFFLRGPTGPRFGPQNDKIKQVQSQVDEVIDVMQENISKVIERGERLDDLQDKSESLSDNASAFSSRAKQLHRRMWWRDMKMKMIIALVVVALLLIIIIPVILRYR; encoded by the exons ATG AGGGAGCCAGATCAGGAGGAGCAGCCTGAAGCCAACATGCCCCCCAAGTTTAAACGACACCTCAATGACGACGAGGTCACGGGATCCATTCGCAGTGAGAGG AGGAACCTTCTGGAAGAGGACtctgatgaggaggaagacTTCTTCCT gagAGGGCCCACAGGACCCAGATTTGGACCTCAGAATGACAAAATCAAACA GGTGCAGTCGCAAGTTGATGAGGTGATCGATGTGATGCAGGAGAACATCTCCAAAGTGATAGAGAGGGGCGAACGTCTCGACGACCTGCAGGACAAGTCAG AGAGCCTATCGGACAACGCGTCTGCCTTCAGTAGCCGAGCCAAACAGCTGCATAGGAGGATGTGGTGGAGAGACATGAAG ATGAAGATGATTATCGCCTTGGTTGTGGTCGCTCTCCTGCTCATTATCATCA tacCAGTGATCCTGCGATATCGCTAG
- the itpa gene encoding LOW QUALITY PROTEIN: inosine triphosphate pyrophosphatase (The sequence of the model RefSeq protein was modified relative to this genomic sequence to represent the inferred CDS: deleted 1 base in 1 codon): MALQAGRTVVFVTGNAKKLEEVIQILGDKFPYKLVSKKIDLPEYQGEPDEISVHKCKEAARQIDGPVIVEDTCLCFKALGGLPGPYIKWFLDKLKPEGLYKLLAGFEDKSAWALCTFAFCAGKDEPVQLFRGKTEGHIVEPRGPRDFGWDPCFQPVGYDKTYAELPKDVKNSISHRYRALAAMSEHFSQTKNTSPQNKKKKQED; this comes from the exons ATGGCTCTGCAAGCTGGAAGGACTGTGGTCTTCGTGACTGGAAACGCAAAAAAACTCGAAGAG GTCATTCAGATCCTCGGAGACAAGTTTCCCTACAAACTAGTGTCAAAAAAGATCGACT TACCTGAGTACCAGGGAGAGCCA GATGAGATTTCGGTACATAAGTGCAAGGAGGCTGCACGGCAG ATTGATGGACCAGTCATAGTGGAGGacacctgtctgtgtttcaaGGCTTTAGGAGGTTTACCTGGTCCTTACAT AAAATGGTTCCTTGATAAACTCAAGCCAGAAG GCTTGTATAAGCTCCTAGCTGGGTTTGAAGATAAATCAGCATGGGCTCTCTGCACTTTTGCATTCTGTGCGGGGAAAGACGAACCAGTGCAGCtcttcagaggaaaaacagag GGGCATATTGTGGAACCCCGGGGACCTCGAGACTTTGGATGGGATCCATGTTTCCAGCCAGTGGGATATGACAAAAC CTATGCTGAACTGCCCAAAGACGTGAAGAATTCAATCTCTCACCGCTACCGGGCACTGGCTGCCATGTCTGAACACTTTTCTCAAACCAAAAATACCTCACCacagaacaagaagaagaaacaggaggaTTAA